The genomic DNA AAACGCTTTCAAACCTAGGCCTTCAAGCCATTCCTGAAGCTTAGCCTTATCCGAGGTTAAGAGGACCGCATTAGAACTAGACCCTAATAGTTCTAATTGAAAGCCTTCAAGTAGGGCCGTCAACCTATGCAGGATACCCCCGGTTTGCGGGGCTATCACCAAGGCGTAAGACACCGTAGATACTAATTCGCGTACCACCTCCTCCAAGGATTTAGAGGACGATACCTTAACTACTTCGTCAGCCTTCAACTCGTAGTAATCCTTCAACCTAAAGTCTAAGGTTGTTACGACCCTGAAGCCAGCGGTCTTTAAATCCTCCACGATGGCGTTAAGCATCCCATAACCCTCTAAGAGTATAGAGGTATCCAGCATGGTACGCGAGAAACCGCCGCCTACACAGTATTCAAGGACTAGGATATCGCGCTGCAATACCTTCACTAAGTATAACGAAGCGTTAAAACCACGCTTAATACCTAGCGATTAAGGCCCACCTTCATAAGCTTCCACTCGAAGGCGTAAAGCGTCACCGATCTAACTTCTGCGAAGCTAAGCGTATTTAAAACGAATAAGCTTACGTTAGTTTTTGAACACTTCCTCTTAGCTTAATCGTGGTAACAATTTATTGTTGAAGAGCCAAGCTAGCCTCAGTTCTACCGTGTACGCCTCCGTAAAGGCCCTAATAGGGAGAATCATAGGTGAAAGGCCGCTCTACTATGAAGTCTTAACGGGTGCCACGTGAAAGCGTTTAAGCGGGTTAAGGCGTAAGACGCCATCGATCCCTAGGGAAGAGTATTACTTCCCTTATGTTCTCCCTGTTTGTTATAGCCATCATCAACCTGGCTAACCCAAGCCCCCATCCAGCGTGGGGTGGCATACCCCAATCGAAGACCTTTAAATGGTACTGGAAGGCCTCAGGGTTTAATCCTTGATCCTTAAGCCTACGTACTAATATCTCCTTATCGTGTACTCGTCTTCCGCCTGAAGCAATTTCTATCCAACCATATGAAAGATCAAACGCGTAGCAGATCTCAGGGTTATCCTCCTTATACATGATGTAGAAGGGCTTTAACTTGGTGGGCCAATTAACTATGAAGTGAGGCTCGGGGTATATTGTGCCGAGGATCCTTTCAGCCTCGGTTGAAAGGTCTTCACCCCACCTTATGTCGAACCCCCTCTGCCTTAACAACTCTACGGCCTCAGCGTAATCTAAACGCTTAAAGGGCAGTGTTGGCACCTTTAGGTCTACGCCTAACTCCTTTAAATCCTCGGAGCACTTCTCCTTAACATGCTTAACGACAGTGTAAATGAGCTCCTCAAGTAGTTTCATAACGTCCTCCTCGGTGGCGAAAGCCTGTTCAACGTCCACCCCTATGAACTCAGATACGTGTCGCACGGTATGGGACTCTTCAGCCCTGAAGAGGGGACCTATTTCGTAAACGGCTTCAAAGACCGACGTCAACTGCTCCTTAAAGAGCTGGGGACTTTGCGTTAAAAACGCCTCCTTATCGTAGTAGGCTATGGGGAAGAGCGCAGCGCCACCTTCGGTAGCAGTCGCTATGATTCTAGGGGTATGAACCTCGATGAAACCCTTTAAATCTAAAAATGCGCGGATCGCTTTTAGGACCTCCGCGTTTATTTTAAATAAGGCCATGTTGCTCGGCCTCCTTAAATCTAATATCCTACCATCCAGCCTTTCATCCATGCTTAATTTTACGTGCTGATCAGGTTCAAGGTGTGTTGGGACGCTGGCTTCACGTAGTACCTTCAAGCTCTTAACGTGGACTTCAGCACCCCCAGGAGCCCTTCCAGTTTTACTAACTACGCCTTTAACCTCGACGACGTACTCCTTCCTCAACTTAGCTGCCTCCTCAAAGGCCTCAGGAGGAGTAAAGCTACGCGATATAACCAGTTGAATTAAGCCGCTCTTATCGCGCAGTATTATGAAGCGTATCTTGCCCAAGTCCCTTACGCTATGAACCCAGCCTAGTAAGCGTACCTCCTTACCCTCTTTAAGGCCTTTAGCCTCCGAAGCCAAAAGCCTTCCTTCTAAAAAGCCCGTCGTAGCATACCCCCTTATGGATGCCTTCCTTCGCGGTATTAAAGCTTAAGGCCTAACTATGAGGCTTTACGCGTGGACCTCTACGACGTCGCCATCGTTAAGCCTAAACGAAGCACCCACCTTCACCGGTTTAAACGGGAGGTTGCTCGACCATAGCTTAGCGTACTTAAAGTTCCTACTTAATCCGCTATGGATCTTCTCAGCTAAATCCATAACCGTTGACCCCTCCTTTAATATTAGGGGCTCCTTAGAAGGTTCTTCACTACACGGTTCCTTCGTATAAACCCTAATAATCCTTAAAGCTTTAAATAATAATGATCCGATCAGATCATTATTAAAGGACGCTTCGAACACCGGTATAAGCGGCGTTGATTTAGGCTTAATAGCCTCCAGCATCTTAAGTTTTTCCTCAGATCGGGTTAGATCAGCCTTATTAGCGATGATTATAGCCGGTTTGTAAAGGCTAGGCCTTACCAAGGCCTCCTCGACGTCGTCCAGCGAGGCCTCCCCGTTAACCCTTATTAATGCGTTTTTCACTCCATAACCTTCAACCAATTTAACTACGTCAGCCGTTGAACAGCCTACGAGTCTACCTGAAATAGCAACCCTTATGCCTCCGGCCTTTTGCTTAATTATGTTAACGGAACCCTTAGGCTCTTCAATGTTGATCCCCGCCTCCTGAAGCTCCTTAAGCATGGAGCTTAACTGCCCCACGAAGTCCTTGGATAGGTCAACTACGAGCATAAGGGCGTCAGCACCCCTAGCTAGGCTTAATACTTGCGCATCCAGCTCGACATCACCCCTAAGCGCTGGCGCCTCCACTAACTGGAAGCATATATCCATGTACGGCATCATCCCTGGAATCGCCTCCCTAGTCGTATAGGGGACTGAGGATACCTCAGGTTTAGCGTTAGTCAACTTAGATAGGATCCAGCTACGTCCTGACTTAGTATATCCAAGTAAAACTACTTGGGCGGCGCCCTCCTTCTTAACGCCTAAACCTCCCTCTCCACCCCGTTTCTTCTGCTTCCGCCCCTCAATCTCCCTCCTTAGTAGGGCTATTTGATGCTTAACGTGAGCCCTAAGCTTTGACGTACCTTTATGCTGCGGAATACTGGATAGAAAATCCTGCAACGACCTCAATTTTTCCTCCGGGGTTCTAGCCTCAAGGGTTCTAGCCCACTTAGCCCTTGCTTCAGGGGGGAGGTTCGTGGGCACCCCATAGCACCTACATTTACCGTTATAACTAATATTCAGTTAATAATTCTTAAGTCTATTAAAAAGGCTTAGAACTTGCCGGAAGAATTTTAAGGATCAATCCCGGTTGACGCCTAATTGTTCGGTGCGTTAAGGTAATGGGGGCATTTAAGCCATATAAGCCCATTAGTGCTCTTCACGACGCTTACCGGTTATAGGCGGCATCTTTACAATACGCTTAACCCTACCTATCCTCTTAACCATGTTAGCCGGGCTTAAAGCCTTCAATCGACCGGTTGAAGCTAGAAGCATAAGGGAGCCTAAAGCAAAAAGTAAAGCCTCAAAGACTAGTAAGCTTCCCCTCCCTACGTAGGGAAGGGCGAAGAACCCTACTATCGCTGGAGAGAAGGTTAAGGCTACGGAGGCTAGGATTACAAGTAGCTGTTTAACGGATGCCGCCTGCTTAACGGTCATAACCCAGCCTCCTAACTTTTTTCATCTTCACCTCCCTCACCTCGTTAATCACTTTATTACATTCTATCAAAATCCTTAGGAAATAGGAGCTTAGCGTTTTATCGTTATTGAAGCTCTCCTTAAAACCCAACATAGCCAAGTTGAATATACGCCTATTGATACGATAGAAACGGTCCACGTCAAGCTTTAACGTTGTTAGATCGTTAGGCTCAAGTCCGCTCATGAGGTCCCCCTTAACGCCAGTTAACATAAGTAAGGGTTAAACTTTTAATTTTTCCTAGGCGGTTAAGGCCATAAACGCCTTCGTAGGGCTTTCTTCTCAGCTTCAACCACTAAGCTTACTAGTTCGTCGTTAAGGCTACTGGTTTTACTAAGTATTTGTTTGGCATCATCAGCGTCTATTCTTCGTCCGGCTAGGACTATTAATGCCACCTTACCGTACTTATCTACTAAGGGGGCTACGCTTAAAGCCCATTCCACAATCCTTCTTTCATCGGTCGTTGATGGCTCGCCCCGCTTCTTAACGAGTTTTAGGATAAGGCTTTCATCAACGTCGAGGGGGGCTAAAGCGCGCGAAGAGCACCGTGGGCATGAAGGATGATCCGATAGATCCTTAACCCTTACAGGGGCATACCAATCCCAGCAGTTTGTACATATTAGGTAGCGCGACTCATTAAGTAGTCTAGCCTTCGCCGACTCAATGATTATCCGCTGTAAACGTTCAGGGGGTATAAGCTCCGTTTT from Candidatus Nezhaarchaeales archaeon includes the following:
- the aspS gene encoding aspartate--tRNA(Asn) ligase, whose translation is MASEAKGLKEGKEVRLLGWVHSVRDLGKIRFIILRDKSGLIQLVISRSFTPPEAFEEAAKLRKEYVVEVKGVVSKTGRAPGGAEVHVKSLKVLREASVPTHLEPDQHVKLSMDERLDGRILDLRRPSNMALFKINAEVLKAIRAFLDLKGFIEVHTPRIIATATEGGAALFPIAYYDKEAFLTQSPQLFKEQLTSVFEAVYEIGPLFRAEESHTVRHVSEFIGVDVEQAFATEEDVMKLLEELIYTVVKHVKEKCSEDLKELGVDLKVPTLPFKRLDYAEAVELLRQRGFDIRWGEDLSTEAERILGTIYPEPHFIVNWPTKLKPFYIMYKEDNPEICYAFDLSYGWIEIASGGRRVHDKEILVRRLKDQGLNPEAFQYHLKVFDWGMPPHAGWGLGLARLMMAITNRENIREVILFPRDRWRLTP
- a CDS encoding TGS domain-containing protein, which produces MPTNLPPEARAKWARTLEARTPEEKLRSLQDFLSSIPQHKGTSKLRAHVKHQIALLRREIEGRKQKKRGGEGGLGVKKEGAAQVVLLGYTKSGRSWILSKLTNAKPEVSSVPYTTREAIPGMMPYMDICFQLVEAPALRGDVELDAQVLSLARGADALMLVVDLSKDFVGQLSSMLKELQEAGINIEEPKGSVNIIKQKAGGIRVAISGRLVGCSTADVVKLVEGYGVKNALIRVNGEASLDDVEEALVRPSLYKPAIIIANKADLTRSEEKLKMLEAIKPKSTPLIPVFEASFNNDLIGSLLFKALRIIRVYTKEPCSEEPSKEPLILKEGSTVMDLAEKIHSGLSRNFKYAKLWSSNLPFKPVKVGASFRLNDGDVVEVHA